The following proteins are co-located in the Vigna unguiculata cultivar IT97K-499-35 chromosome 9, ASM411807v1, whole genome shotgun sequence genome:
- the LOC114164269 gene encoding nascent polypeptide-associated complex subunit alpha-like protein 2 — MSPGPVVDAAAATTDDGAEPQVPSVEDATLKKKPQPQEDDAPIVEDIKDDEKDETEDEDEDEDDDKDDAQGGTEGSKQSRSEKKSRKAMLKLGLKPVSGVSRVTIKRTKNVLFFISKPDVFKSPNSETYVIFGEAKIEDLSSQLQTQAAQQFRMPDVGSVLAKQDQDAAAAAAQPEEEEEVDETGVEPHDIDLVMTQAGVSRSKAVKALKTHDGDIVGAIMELTT, encoded by the exons ATGTCTCCGGGACCCGTTGTTGATGCCGCCGCCGCCACCACCGACGACGGAGCCGAGCCACAAGTACCTTCCGTCGAAGACGCAACCCTGAAGAAGAAACCTCAGCCACAG GAGGATGATGCTCCCATTGTAGAGGATATTAAGGACGATGAAAAAGATGAAACCGAAGACGAGGATGAGGACGAAGACGATGACAAGGATGACGCCCAag GTGGTACTGAGGGTTCGAAGCAGAGCAGAAGTGAGAAGAAGAGCCGAAAAGCAATGCTGAAGCTGGGATTGAAACCTGTTAGTGGTGTTAGTAGGGTCACAATCAAGAGGACAAAGAAT GttctttttttcatctcaaAACCTGATGTCTTCAAGAGTCCAAATTCTGAGACCTATGTCATATTTGGGGAGGCAAAAATAGAGGACTTGAGCTCTCAGTTGCAGACACAGGCTGCTCAACAGTTCAGAATGCCAGATGTGGGATCCGTGCTGGCAAAACAAGATCAAGATGCTGCAGCTGCAGCAGCGCAGCctgaagaagaggaggaggttGATGAGACTGGTGTTGAACCTCATGACATTGATTTGGTGATGACTCAGGCAGGAGTTTCTAGAAGCAAGGCTGTCAAGGCCCTTAAGACTCACGACGGGGACATTGTTGGTGCTATCATGGAGCTCACTACTTAG
- the LOC114163645 gene encoding nascent polypeptide-associated complex subunit alpha-like protein 2 yields the protein MLKLGLKPVTSICRVTIKRTKSILFFISKPDVFKSPNSETLVIFGEAKIEDLSSQLQTQAAQQFRMPDIGSVTAKQDKDVAAAATQPEEDEEIDETGIDLVMTQAGVSRTKAVKALKTHNGILLYMILGFAVFLLFDGAMFGD from the exons ATGTTGAAGCTGGGACTAAAACCTGTTACTAGCATTTGCAGGGTTACAATCAAGAGAACAAAAAGT ATTCTTTTCTTCATCTCAAAACCCGATGTGTTCAAGAGTCCAAATTCTGAGACCTTAGTCATATTTGGGGAAGCAAAAATAGAGGACTTGAGCTCTCAGTTGCAGACACAGGCTGCCCAACAGTTTAGGATGCCAGACATTGGATCTGTTACAGCGAAACAAGATAAAGATGTTGCAGCTGCAGCAACACAGCCTGAAGAAGATGAGGAGATTGATGAAACTGGCATTGATTTGGTGATGACACAGGCGGGAGTGTCAAGAACTAAGGCCGTCAAGGCACTCAAGACTCACAACGGGATCTTGTTATac ATGATTTTGGGGTTTGCTGTGTTCTTGTTATTTGATGGTGCTATGTTTGGGGATTGA
- the LOC114164267 gene encoding LOW QUALITY PROTEIN: riboflavin biosynthesis protein PYRD, chloroplastic-like (The sequence of the model RefSeq protein was modified relative to this genomic sequence to represent the inferred CDS: inserted 1 base in 1 codon): MQALCSDCTLQVPGFSITATPPKFASFVSTLSPSKPGTRLCLTFGDGSYKPVRRSRWNGFGVLCASSDGESDDGFYMRRCVELARKAIGYTSPNPLVGCVIVKNGIVVGEGFHPKAGQSHAEVFALRDAGDLAQNATAYVSLEPCNHFXRTPPCTEALIEAKVKKVVVGMVDPNPIVAFKGVERLRGAGIEVVVGVEEELCKSLNEPYIHRMLTGKPFLTLRYSLSINGNFLNLLGNGAADCGGYYSRLLQKYDAMVMSSSFLTENFKVPASQEPGANQPIRIVIHKDPSSLNQILSSINDITSKIIIFTENKVGTAPEVAQQGIETVVLDEINLDVILDYCNHQGLCSVLLDIRGSFSEFEVLVMEAIENNYINKFITEILPVWNKRTEPHPLQTLKSLEQGMKVLNLKSKASDQSVVIEGYFKSE, translated from the exons ATGCAAGCACTGTGTTCAGATTGCACCCTTCAGGTGCCTGGGTTCTCGATTACTGCAACTCCTCCAAAGTTTGCATCTTTTGTGTCCACCCTGAGCCCCTCCAAGCCTGGAACTAGGTTGTGTTTGACTTTTGGTGATGGGAGTTACAAACCCGTTAGGAGGAGTCGGTGGAATGGGTTTGGGGTGCTGTGTGCATCCTCCGATGGAGAAAGTGATGATGGGTTTTACATGAGAAGATGTGTGGAGCTTGCAAGAAAGGCTATTGGGTATACCAGCCCCAATCCATTGGTGGGGTGTGTTATTGTAAAGAATGGGATAGTTGTTGGTGAAGGGTTCCACCCTAAAGCAGGGCAATCGCATGCTGAG GTGTTTGCTCTGAGAGATGCCGGTGATTTGGCACAAAATGCAACTGCTTATGTGAGCTTGGAACCTTGTAATCATT GTAGGACTCCACCTTGTACTGAAGCTCTAATTGAAGCCAAAGTGAAAAAGGTTGTTGTTGGGATGGTGGATCCAAATCCCATAGTTGCCTTCAAAGGGGTGGAAAGGTTGAGAGGTGCAGGAATTGAAGTTGTTGTAGGGGTAGAGGAAGAGTTGTGCAAGAGTCTCAATGAGCCTTACATTCATCGCATGTTGACGGGAAAACCTTTCCTTACCTTGAG ATATTCTCTTTCTATCAATGGAAACTTTTTGAACTTGCTTGGGAATGGAGCTGCAGACTGTGGTGGTTACTATTCAAGGCTATTACAGAAATATGATGCAATGGTAATGTCTTCTTCCTTTCTCACTGAAAACTTTAAAGTACCTGCATCTCAAGAACCTGGAGCCAACCAACCAATTCGGATTGTAATACATAAAGATCCTAGTTCTTTGAATCAAATTCTATCATCCATCAATGACATCACAAGCAAAATCATAATCTTTACTGAGAATAAAGTGGGAACAGCTCCAGAAGTGGCTCAACAAGGAATTGAAACTGTAGTTCTGGATGAAATAAATCTGGATGTGATCTTGGATTATTGTAATCATCAAGGATTGTGCAGTGTTCTGTTAGATATTAGAGGGAGTTTCAGTGAGTTTGAAGTGCTTGTTATGGAGGCTATTGAGAATaactatattaataaatttatcacaGAAATTTTGCCTGTTTGGAACAAACGTACTGAGCCACATCCTCTACAGACATTGAAGAGCTTAGAGCAAGGAATGAAAGTGCTAAACTTGAAGTCCAAGGCCTCTGATCAGAGTGTTGTAATTGAGGGATATTTTAAATCTGAGTAA